The sequence below is a genomic window from Denitratisoma sp. DHT3.
CCGCGACCATCACCGCCCTGGGCCTGGTGCCGCTGCTGTTCGCCGCCGGCCCCGGCTCGGAGATCCAGAAGCCGCTCGCCATCGTGGTGATCGGCGGCCTGGTCACCTCCACCGCGCTGACGCTGTTCATGCTGCCCATCCTGTTTCGCCGCCATGGCGTAGAAACTTCATGATGAGACCCCGAGATGCGACCCGATAGCGATGCCTGCCTGAAGCTGATCCTGCCGCGTGCGCTGGAGGAGCAGGTGGTGGAGTTCCTGCTGCACCGTCCGCAGCTGGCCGGCGCCTTCGTCGCCTGCGCGGTGGATGGCCATGGGTCGTCCCGATTCATGGTCAGCGCCGGCGAGGAGGTGCGGGGGCGGACGGAGCGGGTGAAGATCGAAATCCTCACCCGCGAGGACATGGCGCGCGAGCTGGTGCAGGAACTGCGCGCCCTGCTGCCGGACACCAACGTCAGCTACTGGATCACCGCGGTCCTGGCCGCCGGGAGTTTTTCATGAACGGCCGCCGCTTGCTGTCGGGCGGGATCGGACTGCTGCTCGCGCTGCCGGCCCTGGCTGCGCCATCCGCTCCATCCGCCGACCTGCCGCCGACGGAGATCGCGGTCCGTGTCCTGGATGCCCATCCCCTGGTCCGCGCCGCCGAGTCGGGCGTCGCGCTGGAGCGGGCGCGCAGCGATCAGTTGGAGGCCGGCCCGCACGAACTGGCGCTGACCGTGGGCGGCGGCCGCCGCCGCGAAACGCTGGCCGAGACGCGCTACGCCGAGAAGGAAATCGGTTTGCAGCGGGCGTTCCGCCTGCCGGGCAAGCGCGGCGTCGACGTTCAGCTGGGCGCCGCCGGCGTCGCCCAGGCCCAGGCCCAACTGGGCGACGCCCGCCACGAAGCCGCGCGCCTGCTGCTCGCGCTCTGGTTCAACATCCGGCGCGAGATGGCGGCGGTCGACGAATGGCGCGCCGAGGCCGAGGTGCTGCAGGAGCAGGCCCGCGCCGCGCGGCGCCGGGTGGAGCTGGGCGACGCCGCCGCCCTCGAACAGTCGCTGGCGGAGGCGCAGCTGGCGCAGGCCGAGGCGCAGTCCAGCCAGGCCCGGAGCCGCCTGCAACTGGCCCGCAACGAACTGGCCCAGCACTTCCCGGCCTTGCCGCCGCCGGTCGACGCCGCGCTGGCGGAGCCGCAGCCGCCGGCCGCGGAGGACTGGCGGGAACGGCTGTTGAACCACAACCACGCGCTGGCGGCGGCGCGCGCCGCCGCCCAGCGCCAGCGCATCGGCGCGGATCGGGCCGAACGGGAACGCCTGCCGGACCCGACGCTGGGGCTGCGCTGGTCATCGGAGCGGGACGGGCAGGAAAAGCTGTTCGGGGTGCAACTGACCATTCCCCTGCCCGGCGCCGCCCGCGCCGCCGCCAGCCGCGGCGCCCAGGCCGAGGCCGAGGTCGCCAACGCCAGGGAGGCGTTGGCGCAGGCGGCGGCCGAAGCCGATGCCCGACGCGCGGTGACCCAGGCCGACGCCGCCTACCGTCAGTGGCAGCAGCAGGCGCGGGTGGCGGAACGCATGGAAGCCAACGCCCGCCTGCTCGACCGGGCCTGGCGTCTGGGCGAAGGCCAGTTGGCCGAGTTGATCACCGCCCGCCGCCTCGCCATCGAGGCGCGTCTGGGCGCGGCCCAGGCGCGCGCGGACGCGCAGGAGAGCCGTTACCGGCTATTGCTCGACGCCCACCAGCTCTGGCCGCTGGATACGTGCGCGGCCCACGGGCCGTCGGGGGAGGACGGCAGGAGTCGGCATGCGGAGTGTGATTGATTCCTGATGGGATACAATCAAAAGCCAAAATGGATGGCCTGAAATTCACCTCCAAATGGTGTCTGGGTGTGCTTCTGGCAATGCCAGGGCTATTGGTCTGATTGGTTCCCTGATCGCTACAATCTTGTTCAGTACCCGGCGAGCCTGGCGAAGGCCGCCACCACTTCCGGCGGCGCCTGCACCAGTTCGATCAGCACGCCCTCGCCGCCGATCGGGAATTCGTCGTTGCCCTTGGGGTGCAGGAAGCAGATGTCGAAGCCGGCGGCGCCCTTGCGGATGCCGCCCGGCGCGAAGCGCACGCCGTTGGCCGTGAGCCACTCCACGGCCTTGGGCAGATCGTCGATCCACAGGCCCACGTGATTCAGCGGCGTGGTGTGCACGGCGGGCTTCTTCTCCGGGTCCAGCGGCTGCATCAGATCCACTTCCATCTTGAAGGGGCCGCTGCCCATGGCGCAGATGTCCTCGTCGACGTTTTCCTTCTCGGAGACGAAGTTGCCGGTGACTTCCAGGCCGAGCTTGTCCACCCAGAGGGTCTTGAGTTTTTCCTTGGAGGGGCCGCCGATGGCGATCTGCTGGATGCCGAGGACCTTGAAGGGACGGGTCATGGTTTTTCCTTGTGACGATAAGCGATGAGAATCAGGGCCACGCCGAGGACGACCATCGGCAGGGACAGCCACTGCCCCATGCTGACGGCGTAGGAATGGCCGAAGATGCCGGCGTCCGGTTCGCGGAAATATTCGCCGAGCCAGCGGAACACACCGTAGCCGACGAGGAAGGCGCCGGACACGGCGCGCGCGGGGCGCGGCCGGGCGGCGTAGAACCAGAGGATCAGGAACAGCAGCAGACCCTCCATTCCCGCCTGATAGAGCTGGGAAGGGTGGCGCGGCTGGGCGTCCACGTGGGGGAAGACCATCGCCCAGGGCAGGCTCGGGTCCGCCACGCGGCCCCAGAGTTCGCCGTTGATGAAATTGCCGATGCGCCCGGCCAGCAACCCGGTGGGCACCAGCGGGGCGATGAAGTCGGTGACGGCCCAGAAGCCGCGCCCGGTCTTCCTGCCCCACAGCGCCATCGCCGCCAGCACGCCGAGAAAGCCGCCGTGGAAGCTCATGCCGCCTTTCCAGACGGCGAGAATCTCCGCGGGGTGGGCGAAATAGTAGCCGGGCTCGTAGAACAGCACCTGGCCCAGCCGTCCGCCGATGATCACCCCCAGCACGCCGTAGAACAGCAGATCGTCGATGTCCTGGTACGACCAGCCCGGCGCCAGCCCGCGCCGGATGCGGGTGCGGCCGAGAACGACGAACAGGACGAAGCCCGCGAGGTACATCAGGCCGTACCAGTGGACGGCGAGCGGCCCCAGGCGCACGGCGACGGGATCGATGGCGGGAAAGGTCAGCATTGGCGTGGAATCGCGAATTGAAACGGCCAGTCAAACATACGTGCGCGGGAACCGGGATGGAGAGAGCTTAGGACGAGCTTTTCCGCCGCGTCGTCCCGAAGGATGGCGAAGGGATGGAATGCCGAAAAAGCTTTTCCGCCGCGCCGCCGCAAGGAAAAGCGGCACGCGGCGAAGCCGCAACGCATCGGTGTCGCCACAGCGTTCCCCGTAACTTCGAGCGCAGCGAGCAAATGAGAACCCCCCGGAGGGGGGCGAAGGGGGGCGAGCCTTCTCACACCGGCAAGCCCCGCGGCTTGCGTTCGGCGCGGGCGAACAGGGCGTCGTAGAGCGCGTCGGGCAGCAGGCGCAGCAGCCGGGCGGCGATCGCCATCTGCCAGGGCAGCACCGCGTAGCTCGGGCCGCGCCGGATGATGCGGGCCATGCGCCGGGCGGCGGCCTCGGCCGACAGCATGAAGGGCATCGGGTACTGATTCACCGCCGTCATCGGCGTTTCGATGTAGCCGGGGGCGATCGTCACCACCTTGATGCCGCTGCCGTACAGTTCGACGCGCAGGCTTTCCAGGTAGGCGATCGCCGCCGCCTTGGAGGCGCAGTAGGCGCCGGCACCGGGCAGGCCGCGGATGCCGGCCACCGAGGCGATGCCGACCAGGCGGCCGCGGCCGCTCTTGCGCATCGGTTCGACGAAGGGGTGGAAGGTGTTGACCATGCCCTGCACATTGACCGCGAGGATGCGGGAAAACACCGCCAGATCCTCGTCGGCCTCGGTCAGGGTGCCGGCGGAGACGCCGGCGTTGGCGATGACGATGTCGGGCACGCCGGCCCGCTGCATGAAGTCGCCGGCGGCATGGGCCAGCGCCGCCGCGTCGGTCACGTCCAGGGGGTAGATGAAGATTCGTCCGGGCAGTGTGGCGGCCAGCGTCCGCAGGGCGTCGCCGCTGCGCGCCACCAGCCCCAGGCAGGCGCCGCTGGCGGCGTAATGCCGCGCCAGGGCGGCGCCGATGCCGGAGGACGCCCCGGTGATCCAGACCCGAGGCGCGCACGCCACCTTATTTGCGTCCCTGTTCGGCGCGCGCCTTGGCCACCAGGCCATTCATCACGGCCTGGAAGCGTTCGGGCGACATCTCGGCCGGTTCGATCAGGCGGTAGCGGCCGCCCACCACCACGGCCGGCACGGCATCGATGCGGTGGCCCGCGTTCAACTGCTCCGCCTGCTTCACCTTGGACAGGACGGTGAAGGAGTTGTAGATGTCGGTGAATTTCTTCGCATCCACGCCTTTCTTGCCCAGCCATTCGGCGAAGCCGGCTTCACGGATGGGGTGCAGTTCCCGGCTTTCATGGATGGCGCTGAAGATCTGGGCGCGCAGCTTGTCCTCCAGGCCCATCGCGTCCAGCGCGTAGAACAGTTTGGCGCCCGGCAGCCAGGGGCGCGCGGCGCCGGGCACACGGCGGAAGCCGACGTCCTTGGGCAGGGTCTTCAGCCACTGGTTGAGGGCGCCCTCGAAATGAAAGCAATGGGGGCAGCCGTACCAGAAGAATTCGGTCACTTCGATCTTGCCCGGACTCTCGGTGGCCTGCGGCGGGTTGAGCGTCACGTAGTCCTTGCCTTCCACCGGATCGGCCGCCAGGGCGAGCGTGGCCGTGGTCAGGAACAGGGCTGCGAGGAGAGACTTGAGAAAGCGCATGGATGACTCCTGGTTATTGTTTGCCGGACTTGGCTTCGGCCCGGCTTTCCGCTTTAGGTTCCGCGGCGGCGGCGTTATCGGCGGCGGCGGCGGCCTTGACCACGGTGGCCTGGACGCCGCCTTGAGCCAGCTGGTTGCGGACCCGGTTCATCTCCTCCGGCGTGGCGAAGGGGCCGATCCGCACCCGGTGCAGGGTGCCCTTGTCGGCGACGTTCACCTGCTGCACGCTGGCCTCGACCCCCATCAGGGCCAGCTTGGCCTTGAGGTTGTCGGCGTCGGCGGGTTTCTGGAAGGCGCCGGCCTGCAGGAGGAATTGGGGGGATTGGGCCGCCGGCGCCGTGGCGCGCGGCTCGCCGTCCGCCGCGGGCGGCGTTGCGCCGGGCGCCGCGCCTTCCTGGCCGCCGGGCAGGATCTTGTAGAACTCGAAACGGGGCTTCTCGGTCACCTTGTCGCCGGGTTTGCCGGGCAGCGGCAGCGGCGCCTGGGAGGATTCGGCTTGGGAGGCGGCGGCCGGCTCCTCGGCGCGGTGGGCGCGTTCCTGGAACGGCAGCGGGGCGCGGTTCAGGTACCAGACCAGGCCGAAGGCGATCGCCACGCCGATCACCAGGCCGATGAACATGCCGAGCAGGGTGTTGCCGCGGCTTTTCTGTTGCGGCCTGTTGTTGTGGTTGCGGGGTTTGCCGTCGCGTGTCATGTCACATGTTCTCCGGGGCGGAAACGCCCAATAGACGCAAGCCGTTGGCCAGCACCTGGCGCACCGCCTGGGCCAGCGCCAGGCGCGCCAGTTTCTGGGATTCGTCGTCCACCAGCAGGCGCTCGGCGTTGTACCAGCTGTGGAATTCGCCGGCCAGGTCCTTCAGGTAGAAGGCCAGGGAATGGGGGGCGTAGTCGCGCGCGGCGACTTCGATCAGGCCGGAGAACTCGCGCAGCCGGGCACACAGCGCCAGTTCCCGTTCGCTCTCCAGCGGCGCCAGGTCGACGCCGGCCAGGGTCGCCGGTGCGCCGCCCCACTGGCCGAGCACCGAGCAGATGCGGGCGTGGGCGTACTGGACGTAATACACCGGGTTGTCGTTGGACTGCGACTTGGCCAGTTCCAGGTCGAAGTCCAGCGA
It includes:
- a CDS encoding DUF3240 family protein; this encodes MRPDSDACLKLILPRALEEQVVEFLLHRPQLAGAFVACAVDGHGSSRFMVSAGEEVRGRTERVKIEILTREDMARELVQELRALLPDTNVSYWITAVLAAGSFS
- a CDS encoding TolC family protein, with the translated sequence MNGRRLLSGGIGLLLALPALAAPSAPSADLPPTEIAVRVLDAHPLVRAAESGVALERARSDQLEAGPHELALTVGGGRRRETLAETRYAEKEIGLQRAFRLPGKRGVDVQLGAAGVAQAQAQLGDARHEAARLLLALWFNIRREMAAVDEWRAEAEVLQEQARAARRRVELGDAAALEQSLAEAQLAQAEAQSSQARSRLQLARNELAQHFPALPPPVDAALAEPQPPAAEDWRERLLNHNHALAAARAAAQRQRIGADRAERERLPDPTLGLRWSSERDGQEKLFGVQLTIPLPGAARAAASRGAQAEAEVANAREALAQAAAEADARRAVTQADAAYRQWQQQARVAERMEANARLLDRAWRLGEGQLAELITARRLAIEARLGAAQARADAQESRYRLLLDAHQLWPLDTCAAHGPSGEDGRSRHAECD
- a CDS encoding VOC family protein, encoding MTRPFKVLGIQQIAIGGPSKEKLKTLWVDKLGLEVTGNFVSEKENVDEDICAMGSGPFKMEVDLMQPLDPEKKPAVHTTPLNHVGLWIDDLPKAVEWLTANGVRFAPGGIRKGAAGFDICFLHPKGNDEFPIGGEGVLIELVQAPPEVVAAFARLAGY
- the lgt gene encoding prolipoprotein diacylglyceryl transferase; the protein is MLTFPAIDPVAVRLGPLAVHWYGLMYLAGFVLFVVLGRTRIRRGLAPGWSYQDIDDLLFYGVLGVIIGGRLGQVLFYEPGYYFAHPAEILAVWKGGMSFHGGFLGVLAAMALWGRKTGRGFWAVTDFIAPLVPTGLLAGRIGNFINGELWGRVADPSLPWAMVFPHVDAQPRHPSQLYQAGMEGLLLFLILWFYAARPRPARAVSGAFLVGYGVFRWLGEYFREPDAGIFGHSYAVSMGQWLSLPMVVLGVALILIAYRHKEKP
- a CDS encoding SDR family oxidoreductase; translation: MTGASSGIGAALARHYAASGACLGLVARSGDALRTLAATLPGRIFIYPLDVTDAAALAHAAGDFMQRAGVPDIVIANAGVSAGTLTEADEDLAVFSRILAVNVQGMVNTFHPFVEPMRKSGRGRLVGIASVAGIRGLPGAGAYCASKAAAIAYLESLRVELYGSGIKVVTIAPGYIETPMTAVNQYPMPFMLSAEAAARRMARIIRRGPSYAVLPWQMAIAARLLRLLPDALYDALFARAERKPRGLPV
- a CDS encoding thiol:disulfide interchange protein DsbA/DsbL; this translates as MRFLKSLLAALFLTTATLALAADPVEGKDYVTLNPPQATESPGKIEVTEFFWYGCPHCFHFEGALNQWLKTLPKDVGFRRVPGAARPWLPGAKLFYALDAMGLEDKLRAQIFSAIHESRELHPIREAGFAEWLGKKGVDAKKFTDIYNSFTVLSKVKQAEQLNAGHRIDAVPAVVVGGRYRLIEPAEMSPERFQAVMNGLVAKARAEQGRK
- a CDS encoding SPOR domain-containing protein: MTRDGKPRNHNNRPQQKSRGNTLLGMFIGLVIGVAIAFGLVWYLNRAPLPFQERAHRAEEPAAASQAESSQAPLPLPGKPGDKVTEKPRFEFYKILPGGQEGAAPGATPPAADGEPRATAPAAQSPQFLLQAGAFQKPADADNLKAKLALMGVEASVQQVNVADKGTLHRVRIGPFATPEEMNRVRNQLAQGGVQATVVKAAAAADNAAAAEPKAESRAEAKSGKQ